From a region of the Lactuca sativa cultivar Salinas chromosome 4, Lsat_Salinas_v11, whole genome shotgun sequence genome:
- the LOC111886797 gene encoding uncharacterized protein LOC111886797 yields the protein MVHEEGGTRAPRPPSSAVAPPSTKRYREEEFEGSLTCAELQPIKRRAVLGQDILFRILLPSKQIGKVIGRGGNRIQKIREETKATIKIADAIARHEERVIIISSKDNEDAFTDAENALHKIGSLVLMDDQNVEGLKIATGHVAANTIRLLISGCQAGGLIGVSGQNIGQLRNSSGATVTVLAQNQLPLCASAHESDRVVQISGDVPAVLRALVEIGCQLRDNPPKQIISISPTYNLGFTHRPTQQYVDPSSAEYVTLEMMISETFIGGLIGRCGSNISRIRTESGATIKVHGGKGENKHRQIHLGGSAQQVALAKQRVDEYIYTQMMQETGGQQSMVDETAALMAGAMYYPPVAAQGYYGLPNPYM from the exons ATGGTACACGAAGAAGGCGGAACCCGCGCACCACGGCCTCCCTCATCGGCGGTTGCTCCTCCATCAACGAAGCGTTACCGCGAGGAGGAGTTTGAGGGATCGTTAACTTGCGCGGAATTGCAGCCAATAAAGCGTCGGGCAGTGTTAGGGCAGGATATTTTGTTCAGGATATTGTTGCCATCGAAACAGATTGGGAAGGTAATTGGTAGAGGAGGAAACCGTATTCAGAAAATCCGAGAGGAAACTAAGGCCACTATCAAGATCGCAGACGCCATCGCG AGACACGAGGAGCGTGTTATCATCATAAGCTCTAAAGACAATGAAGACGCTTTTACTGATGCAGAAAATGCTCTCCACAAAATTGGCAGTTTAGTTCTCATG GATGATCAAAATGTTGAAGGATTGAAAATTGCAACAGGACACGTGGCAGCAAATACTATAAGACTGTTAATTTCTGGGTGCCAAGCTGGCGGTTTGATTGGGGTATCTGGTCAAAACATTGGTCAACTAAGAAACTCCTCTGGTGCAACAGTTACTGTTCTTGCTCAAAATCAGTTGCCGTTATGTGCATCTGCtcatgaatctgatcgcgtagttCAG ATATCTGGAGATGTTCCTGCAGTGTTGAGGGCTTTGGTGGAGATTGGATGCCAGTTGAG GGATAATCCACCTAAGCAAATAATCTCCATCAGTCCAACTTATAATCTTGGCTTCACTCATCGGCCAACTCAGCAATATGTGGACCCGTCTTCAG CTGAATATGTAACTCTGGAGATGATGATTTCTGAGACATTTATTGGTGGATTAATTGGGAGATGTGGGTCAAACATATCTCGGATCAGAACAGAGTCAGGAGCAACTATCAAG GTTCATGGTGGGAAAGGGGAAAACAAACATAGACAAATTCACTTGGGTGGTAGCGCTCAACAG GTTGCGTTGGCAAAACAGAGAGTTGATGAGTACATATACACTCAGATGATGCAGGAAACTGGTGGTCAGCAGTCTAT GGTTGATGAAACGGCAGCATTGATGGCAGGTGCTATGTACTACCCACCAGTTGCAGCTCAAGGTTACTATGGTTTACCTAACCCCTATATGTAG